AGTACAGTAACTGATAGATCGTCGCGCCAATAGACAGCATGGTGACATTGGCGGCGACTGGAAATATCTCAATGAAGTGGCGACGGATGTTAGTGAAGAACTCGGACTTTTCTGCATCTAATTTGAGTGACACAGATGAGTCGTAATGCACACATAGCGCTAGGTAGAGAAGGCGAATGACTATAGCAATAAGGCTACCCAGCGCAGCACCTTGTACACCAATACCGTCGAAATTCGAGAAGCCATGTATCAGCATATAAGAGAGTGCGGCGTTAATCGGTAGTTCAATTAAGTAGCCTTTAAACGGAACCTTGGTTCTGCCTAACCCGTTAAAGAGGGCAATGACCACCTGAGTTAATGCCGTAAAAATCACGAGATATTTGGAGATATTTAAATAGTGGCTGATTTCAAGGTGAAGCGATTTGTCGTCGGTTAAGGCTTGAATCAAAGGTTGTTCAAAAAAGGTGAGCAGAATCCAAAACATCGACGCTACGGCCAGGTTGATGAACAGACCTGCCCAAAATGCTTTAGATAACGAAGACGTGATTCCAGAACCAACCGCGCGGCTTAGAACTAGCTGTGTACCATTTGCCAACGCCATTTGAATACCCAATACAAACGCGATAATGGTGGTGGCAATCCCCATAGCTGCAAGAGGAATTTCACCAAGCGGTGAGACCAGTAGAGTGTCGATCATCAGCATCGACTGCATCAAGAGAGCGTTTAAGGCTAAGGGCCAAGCTAACGAAAAGTTCTTTCTAACGTACGATTTGGAAGACACAAGTTATACCTTGTTGATTTAGCTAGAGTGTAATGGGCAGAGGTAAACGAGTGTGCCTGACTACAGGTACACTCCGGTTAAGTGATGTGGCTATCAGCGATTGAATAAGTACGCCAGAATTGCGTGGTGTCTATGTTACGCACTTGCTAGTGAAGCCCTTGAAAGCTTCTGGTTTTCATCATCAAGTAGAATTGCTGACGCAATACGTGCTTGTTTTGCATTGCCAGACATTATCGCGTCGTAAATCGCCTTATGTTCTTCTAAACAAAAGCGTCCACCTACCGCAGAATGATCGATAAACTGTTTAAAGATCGTCGATAAAATGTTGGCGAACGGTATGTAAAACTGATTACCTGTTGATAAGAAAATGGTTTGATGAAACAAGTGATCGTTAGTTGTCCATTCTTCATAATTAAAGCTGTTCGCTGCTAGGGTCATCTTCTGAAAAAGAATAGAAAGTTGTTTGCGTTGCTCGATAGTCGCATTGGTTGCTGCCAGTGCACATGCTTCTGGATCAATGGCTTTTCTTAGACCAAGGAATTGAGAAAGAAAGGGCTGAGTGTCTTCTAGATCTTGAATCCAATAGAGTAATTGAGGATCTAGAAAGTGCCAATGAGAGCGAGGTTTTATATGGGTCCCAACTTTGGGTTTGGACTCGATAAGCCCTTTAGCTGACAGTAGCTTAGTCGACTCCCTTAGTGCGGTTCGGCTGACACCGAAAACTTCGCATAACTCTATCTCACTGGGTAGCTTTTCGTTTTCCTTTATCTCACCAGATAGGATTTTTCGCGCGATTTGTCGTGCGACTTGAACATGAATTCGGCGGCTTGAATCTTCCACCAATGAAAATATAGCCATATAACCACCTGAGGCTGACGTTTTAATATAGAAGTAGGAAAATACTCGGCTTAGGTGTTTGCTGGACAGCCTTAGTAAAGGCGGTTATTTCGTTCATTATGGTTCGCCTGATCACTTTGTCACTACACCCACGCCTCACACATTGTACAATAAATAATACAATAACATATTATATGTTCAAGTGAATTAA
This region of Vibrio sp. BS-M-Sm-2 genomic DNA includes:
- a CDS encoding MATE family efflux transporter — its product is MQSMLMIDTLLVSPLGEIPLAAMGIATTIIAFVLGIQMALANGTQLVLSRAVGSGITSSLSKAFWAGLFINLAVASMFWILLTFFEQPLIQALTDDKSLHLEISHYLNISKYLVIFTALTQVVIALFNGLGRTKVPFKGYLIELPINAALSYMLIHGFSNFDGIGVQGAALGSLIAIVIRLLYLALCVHYDSSVSLKLDAEKSEFFTNIRRHFIEIFPVAANVTMLSIGATIYQLLYSQLNINAYVAITLVMPWLRAGTQFITAWAHSSAITISQAIGSKKMDDLTKNVDTSIDVAVGISVVCALMFAGLSFIIGDIYPDLDASTYHALAVIAPLYIFLPIVRGYNTVHGHVLRALGHTTDVFKINFTGQWVISIPLCALIIFGFDGSIFWAFAIQPFEEIIKALPFRHLARRSLREFNASKADKLMYD
- a CDS encoding FadR/GntR family transcriptional regulator produces the protein MAIFSLVEDSSRRIHVQVARQIARKILSGEIKENEKLPSEIELCEVFGVSRTALRESTKLLSAKGLIESKPKVGTHIKPRSHWHFLDPQLLYWIQDLEDTQPFLSQFLGLRKAIDPEACALAATNATIEQRKQLSILFQKMTLAANSFNYEEWTTNDHLFHQTIFLSTGNQFYIPFANILSTIFKQFIDHSAVGGRFCLEEHKAIYDAIMSGNAKQARIASAILLDDENQKLSRASLASA